In a genomic window of Mucilaginibacter sp. KACC 22063:
- the argH gene encoding argininosuccinate lyase has product MSKLWQKDTDVNQLVDQFTVGKDRELDNQMAAFDVLGSLAHTRMLNTIGLLEDEDLEKVQQELKTIYQQVQNGDFLIEADVEDVHSQVELLLTRRIGDAGKKIHSGRSRNDQVLVDLKLFFRNELQQTVEATHQLFELLIELSEKHKDVLLPGYTHLQVAMPSSFGLWFGAYAESLVDDLELVRAAWNITNKNPLGSAAGYGSSFPLNRTLTTNLLGFEDLNYNVVYAQMGRGKTERIIAQAISAVAATLGRMAMDQVLYLSQNFAFVSYPANLTTGSSIMPHKKNPDVWEIMRGRCNRLQALPNDVAMMTTNLPSGYHREMQLLKELLFPAFAELRQCLEMATFMLQHVTVKTDILNDPKYTYLFSVDEVNRLVLSGTPFRDAYKQVGLAIERGEFDPAKEVNHTHEGSIGNLNNDKIVANMNAMLQSFNFDKVQQAINDLVS; this is encoded by the coding sequence ATGAGCAAACTTTGGCAAAAAGATACGGATGTAAATCAGCTGGTAGATCAGTTTACCGTAGGTAAAGACCGCGAGTTAGACAACCAGATGGCAGCTTTTGATGTTTTAGGATCATTGGCGCATACCCGTATGCTTAATACCATTGGTTTGCTTGAAGACGAGGACCTTGAAAAAGTACAGCAGGAATTGAAAACTATTTACCAGCAGGTACAAAACGGGGATTTCCTGATTGAAGCTGATGTGGAGGACGTACACTCGCAGGTTGAACTGCTGCTTACCCGCCGTATTGGCGATGCCGGTAAAAAAATACATAGCGGTCGCTCTCGTAATGACCAGGTGCTGGTAGACCTTAAACTTTTTTTTCGGAACGAGTTACAGCAAACAGTTGAGGCAACCCACCAATTGTTTGAATTGCTGATCGAACTAAGCGAAAAACATAAGGATGTATTATTACCCGGCTACACCCATTTACAGGTAGCTATGCCATCGTCCTTTGGTTTATGGTTTGGCGCGTATGCAGAAAGCCTGGTTGATGACCTTGAGCTTGTACGTGCGGCTTGGAATATCACCAATAAAAATCCGCTTGGTTCTGCTGCCGGTTATGGGTCTTCCTTTCCGCTTAACCGTACGCTTACAACAAACCTTTTAGGTTTTGAAGATTTGAACTATAATGTAGTTTATGCACAAATGGGCCGTGGTAAAACCGAACGCATTATTGCACAGGCTATATCTGCTGTTGCAGCTACACTGGGCCGTATGGCTATGGACCAGGTGCTTTACCTTAGCCAGAACTTTGCATTTGTAAGCTATCCTGCAAATCTTACAACCGGATCAAGCATTATGCCGCACAAAAAAAACCCGGACGTTTGGGAAATTATGCGTGGCCGCTGCAACCGCTTGCAGGCATTGCCAAATGATGTAGCAATGATGACCACCAACTTACCATCAGGCTATCACCGCGAAATGCAGTTATTAAAAGAATTGCTGTTCCCGGCATTTGCCGAGCTTCGCCAATGCCTGGAGATGGCTACCTTTATGCTGCAGCATGTCACCGTTAAAACAGATATCCTTAACGACCCGAAATATACTTATCTGTTCAGTGTTGACGAAGTGAACCGCCTGGTGTTAAGCGGAACACCATTCCGTGATGCTTATAAGCAAGTTGGCTTAGCCATCGAGCGCGGCGAATTTGACCCGGCTAAAGAAGTGAATCACACGCACGAAGGCAGTATAGGCAACCTGAACAACGATAAAATTGTAGCTAACATGAACGCCATGCTGCAAAGCTTTAATTTTGATAAAGTGCAGCAGGCGATAAACGATTTAGTAAGCTAA
- a CDS encoding DUF72 domain-containing protein: MEFGKVEDAQGLLHDHFILPPDTALTAKTLKENKNNKPLQAYVGCAKWGRKEWVGQIYPPKTKEANFLDEYVKHFDSIELNATFYNVYPPETIAKWAEKAQANPHFKFCPKFSQSISHIRRLKNAEEVTTQFYNGILAFGDKLGPLFLQLSDNFTPKSYPELKAYLEHLPTDVPVYVEVRHKEWFNTAGTDKDIFKLLHDLNIGSVITDATGRRDCVHMNLPTPHAFIRYVGNGLIPTDYTRVDEWVERIKKWADEGLQSLWFFMHQHNERYSPELADYTIEKLNATLGTNIRRPHFLNDEPPTLF; encoded by the coding sequence ATGGAATTTGGGAAAGTTGAGGATGCACAAGGCTTACTACATGATCATTTTATTTTACCGCCCGATACCGCTTTAACCGCAAAAACATTAAAGGAAAACAAAAACAATAAGCCTTTACAGGCTTATGTGGGGTGTGCCAAATGGGGAAGAAAAGAATGGGTTGGCCAAATCTATCCGCCCAAAACCAAAGAAGCTAATTTCCTGGACGAATATGTAAAGCACTTTGATTCTATTGAACTGAATGCCACTTTCTATAACGTTTACCCGCCCGAAACCATAGCTAAGTGGGCAGAGAAGGCACAAGCTAATCCGCATTTTAAATTTTGCCCCAAGTTTTCGCAAAGCATTAGCCACATACGCCGCTTAAAAAATGCTGAAGAGGTTACTACTCAATTTTACAACGGAATACTGGCTTTCGGCGATAAGCTTGGCCCCTTGTTTTTGCAATTGAGCGATAACTTTACACCGAAAAGTTATCCCGAACTCAAAGCCTACCTGGAACACTTACCTACCGATGTACCCGTATACGTGGAGGTAAGGCACAAAGAATGGTTTAACACAGCAGGCACAGACAAGGATATTTTTAAGTTATTACACGACCTCAATATCGGGTCGGTGATTACTGATGCAACCGGCCGCCGCGATTGTGTACATATGAATCTGCCAACGCCACATGCTTTTATCCGTTATGTGGGCAATGGCTTAATCCCAACCGATTACACCCGTGTTGATGAATGGGTGGAGCGTATTAAAAAATGGGCTGATGAAGGATTGCAGTCGCTTTGGTTCTTCATGCACCAGCACAATGAGCGCTACTCGCCCGAACTGGCCGACTACACCATTGAGAAACTGAATGCCACATTGGGAACCAATATTCGCCGGCCGCATTTTCTTAATGACGAACCTCCTACGTTATTTTAG
- a CDS encoding outer membrane beta-barrel protein: MKKLLFTITMFCTALALHAQVTANKGIIKGVIIDSAKNSAMGYATVSVSDAETKLPVKSSLTKDNGSFELSGLPLKKYVLTVVSVGYQTKTIASIDLKLAEDGTMNLTRILLSASTSQLNEVKITSTKPLVKQEIDRISYDVQADPESKAQTAMDMLRKLPLVSVDGDDNIQLQGSGSYRIFINGKPSALLASNPKDVLRSMPASTIVKIEVITTPPAKYDAEGLAGIINIITTKATSDGYNGTLSSRVNSRWGPNINLTATAKKGKFGISGYLGTGRQFNNSTGYDSYRQTYSPASMLVQNGTNSWGGHYVYGSTELSYEIDTLNLLTASLNYNNGKFTEDYDRYTTFTSNAPLSAYRLLNDGNNSWNGTDLSLNYQLGFKRNKQQLLTASYRYVYSANGQASTVVAEDRVNYSIPNYNQQNDAGTREHTFQLDYVHPLKDLTIEAGAKAILRNNFSNTNNFNLDTLNNVVQYIPTAANDFTYHQNVYSAYNSYTYKIPNWTFKGGARFEYTHVDADFSATSSSLNMNYSNLVPSLSIMRSFKKNQSLTFGYTNRLERPGIWQLNPFVDRTNPQIISTGNPNLRPVVSNLFELSYTKSGVGTISTRLSYMYSNNSIVSVTRLLSDTLTLNTYENAGKNKIARWNINGNYPLGKKLNINFNTGLFYVWINGTYNGTFYSNKGPRTNSFANLTYKPGNDWTVGASGGYNRRLIFLQGGSNDFYYSSFSVGKSFLKKNLTLTAITNNPWANHYSYKQFTSTPDFYQQIVNHQLYRTFSFSVSYKFGKLSSDIKKNQRSINNDDVSSKGN; this comes from the coding sequence ATGAAAAAACTACTATTCACAATAACCATGTTCTGCACGGCATTGGCATTGCATGCGCAAGTCACGGCCAATAAAGGAATAATTAAAGGGGTTATAATCGATTCTGCAAAAAACAGCGCGATGGGTTATGCAACCGTATCTGTAAGCGATGCTGAAACCAAACTGCCTGTTAAAAGCAGCCTGACAAAAGACAATGGCAGTTTTGAACTGAGCGGCTTGCCACTTAAAAAGTATGTTTTAACCGTTGTGTCTGTAGGCTACCAAACAAAAACTATTGCCAGTATCGACCTTAAATTAGCTGAAGACGGGACGATGAATTTAACCCGGATTTTATTATCAGCATCTACCAGCCAGCTTAATGAAGTGAAGATTACTTCGACCAAACCTTTGGTTAAGCAGGAGATTGACCGTATCAGCTATGATGTACAGGCAGACCCGGAAAGCAAGGCGCAGACTGCTATGGATATGCTGCGTAAGCTGCCGTTGGTTAGTGTTGATGGCGACGATAACATACAATTGCAGGGCAGCGGCAGTTACCGCATATTTATTAACGGAAAACCGTCGGCTTTGCTGGCCAGTAACCCGAAAGATGTTTTACGATCAATGCCGGCAAGTACCATAGTAAAAATAGAGGTAATAACTACGCCTCCTGCAAAATATGATGCCGAGGGTTTGGCGGGTATCATTAACATTATCACCACCAAAGCCACAAGCGATGGCTATAATGGAACGTTGTCAAGCCGGGTTAACAGCCGTTGGGGGCCAAACATCAACTTAACAGCTACCGCTAAAAAAGGTAAGTTTGGTATATCTGGTTATTTGGGCACTGGCAGGCAATTTAATAACAGCACCGGTTATGATAGTTACCGGCAAACTTATTCGCCCGCATCAATGCTGGTACAAAACGGTACCAATAGTTGGGGCGGACACTACGTTTATGGTAGTACAGAGTTAAGCTACGAAATTGATACCCTGAACCTGTTAACGGCATCGCTGAATTACAACAACGGAAAGTTTACCGAGGATTACGACCGCTATACCACTTTTACAAGTAACGCGCCTTTGTCAGCCTATCGCTTGCTAAATGATGGAAATAACAGTTGGAATGGTACCGACCTGAGCCTGAATTACCAGTTAGGATTTAAGCGTAACAAACAGCAATTACTAACCGCATCATACAGATACGTTTACTCGGCAAATGGACAGGCAAGCACCGTAGTTGCCGAAGACAGGGTTAATTACAGTATCCCAAACTATAATCAACAAAATGATGCAGGTACACGGGAACATACCTTTCAGTTGGATTATGTACATCCTTTAAAAGACCTTACCATAGAGGCGGGTGCAAAAGCCATTTTGCGCAATAACTTTAGCAATACCAATAATTTTAACCTGGATACTTTAAACAACGTAGTGCAGTATATACCTACTGCTGCCAATGATTTTACTTATCACCAAAATGTTTACAGCGCTTACAATTCATATACTTATAAGATCCCAAACTGGACATTTAAGGGAGGCGCGCGTTTTGAATATACACACGTGGATGCTGATTTTTCTGCTACAAGTAGTTCGCTTAATATGAACTACAGTAACCTGGTTCCCTCGCTTTCGATCATGAGGAGCTTTAAGAAAAATCAAAGCTTAACTTTTGGATATACTAACCGGTTAGAGCGTCCGGGTATATGGCAGCTAAACCCGTTTGTTGATCGTACCAACCCGCAGATCATCAGCACAGGTAACCCTAATTTGCGGCCGGTGGTGAGTAATTTGTTTGAATTGAGCTATACAAAATCAGGAGTGGGAACCATAAGCACCCGCTTAAGTTATATGTACAGCAATAATTCCATAGTAAGCGTTACCAGATTGCTGTCAGATACATTGACGCTAAATACTTATGAAAATGCCGGAAAAAATAAAATAGCCCGCTGGAATATTAATGGCAATTATCCTTTAGGAAAAAAATTGAACATCAATTTTAATACAGGCTTATTTTACGTGTGGATAAACGGAACTTACAACGGAACCTTTTATAGTAACAAAGGACCTCGTACGAATAGTTTCGCCAACCTAACTTACAAACCCGGAAATGACTGGACAGTTGGTGCATCCGGTGGGTATAACCGCAGGCTTATCTTTTTACAGGGCGGATCAAATGATTTTTATTACAGCTCGTTTAGCGTAGGTAAAAGTTTCCTGAAGAAAAATCTAACGCTTACTGCAATTACTAATAATCCCTGGGCAAATCATTATAGCTATAAGCAATTTACATCCACGCCCGACTTTTATCAGCAGATCGTCAATCACCAGCTATACCGTACTTTCAGCTTTAGTGTAAGCTATAAATTTGGTAAGCTGAGCAGCGACATTAAGAAAAATCAACGTAGTATCAACAACGATGATGTGAGCAGTAAAGGAAACTAA
- a CDS encoding aldose epimerase family protein: MHLLQFKPKNLMIVLGVIAGTISSCKNTVKNNSTMTDSITTDKALPSPSGFEQTIDGKQVKLYILKGKNGMQAAITNYGGRIVSLLVKDQNNKMVDVVAGFDNLKGYQESTSNYYGALIGRYGNRIANGHFKLDGKDYNLFINNAPNTLHGGKVGFDSKVWDAEQPNEHQLVLTYHSADMEEGFPGNLDVKVTYSVTRYNSLEIMYQATTDKKTVVNLTNHAYFNLNGWGSGDILKHVMQINADEYTPVDKNLIPTGKLASLKETPFDFRAPLPIGDRINKDNEQLKIANGYDHNYVLNKHNTQIPVATVIGDQSGLIMKVFTTEPGMQFYTGNFMKGAYKMKGGHPDDFRTAFCLETQHFPDSPNKPEFPSTVLEPGKTYKSLTLYQFERKFH, from the coding sequence ATGCATCTGCTACAGTTTAAACCTAAAAATTTAATGATCGTGCTGGGTGTAATTGCCGGTACTATTTCATCTTGCAAAAACACTGTAAAAAATAATTCGACAATGACCGACAGTATCACTACCGATAAGGCGCTACCATCCCCGTCAGGATTTGAACAGACTATAGACGGCAAGCAGGTTAAGCTGTACATTTTAAAAGGAAAGAACGGCATGCAGGCCGCCATCACTAATTATGGCGGGCGCATTGTAAGCCTGCTGGTTAAAGATCAGAACAATAAGATGGTAGACGTTGTTGCGGGGTTTGATAATTTGAAAGGCTACCAGGAATCAACAAGTAACTATTATGGTGCTTTAATAGGCCGCTACGGCAACCGCATTGCCAATGGCCATTTTAAATTGGATGGTAAAGATTATAACTTGTTTATAAATAACGCGCCAAATACACTGCATGGCGGTAAAGTTGGTTTTGATTCAAAGGTTTGGGATGCCGAGCAACCTAATGAGCATCAGCTTGTACTTACCTATCACTCGGCTGATATGGAAGAAGGCTTCCCAGGCAACCTTGATGTAAAAGTAACTTACAGCGTTACCCGTTATAACAGCCTTGAAATTATGTACCAAGCTACTACCGATAAAAAAACGGTAGTAAACCTTACCAACCATGCTTACTTTAATTTAAATGGCTGGGGAAGCGGCGATATTTTAAAACACGTAATGCAGATCAATGCCGATGAGTACACCCCGGTTGATAAAAATCTGATACCTACCGGTAAGCTGGCCAGTTTAAAAGAAACCCCGTTCGATTTCAGGGCACCCTTACCTATAGGCGACCGTATCAATAAAGATAACGAACAGCTCAAGATTGCAAACGGCTATGACCATAACTATGTATTAAACAAGCATAACACACAAATACCTGTAGCTACTGTAATTGGCGACCAAAGCGGCTTAATTATGAAGGTATTTACCACCGAGCCAGGCATGCAGTTTTATACCGGCAACTTTATGAAAGGCGCGTACAAAATGAAGGGCGGCCATCCGGATGATTTCCGCACTGCTTTTTGTCTTGAAACGCAGCACTTCCCTGATTCGCCAAACAAGCCGGAATTTCCATCTACTGTTTTGGAACCTGGCAAAACTTACAAAAGCTTAACGCTATATCAATTCGAGCGTAAATTCCATTAA
- a CDS encoding DsbA family oxidoreductase has protein sequence MKIEIWSDVMCPFCYIGKRRFEAALQDFAHKDEVEIEWKSFQLNPMMKTDPTISIHEYLAEAKGWTIDYARQLNGQVTDMAAQVGLDYFMDNAVVANSFNAHRLLQLAKQHNLGDQAEEQLFKSYFTLGKNIDDMDTLVEIGQAAGLEEDEIRKILSGKELSDDVHHDLREAEELGIRAVPFFVINRKYAVSGAQPEPVFADALQKAWSDEAVSATSDGNSCDIDGNNC, from the coding sequence ATGAAAATTGAAATATGGTCTGATGTCATGTGCCCGTTTTGCTATATCGGCAAACGCAGGTTTGAAGCAGCGCTTCAGGACTTTGCACATAAAGATGAGGTTGAAATTGAGTGGAAAAGCTTTCAGCTTAACCCGATGATGAAAACCGACCCTACCATCAGCATTCATGAATACCTTGCTGAAGCCAAAGGCTGGACAATAGACTATGCCCGCCAGTTAAACGGACAGGTAACCGATATGGCAGCACAAGTTGGCCTTGATTATTTTATGGACAACGCCGTTGTGGCCAATAGTTTTAATGCGCATCGCCTTTTACAGTTGGCTAAACAGCATAACCTTGGCGACCAGGCAGAAGAACAATTGTTTAAAAGCTATTTTACACTGGGTAAAAATATTGATGATATGGATACGCTTGTTGAAATAGGCCAGGCGGCAGGACTTGAGGAAGATGAGATTAGAAAGATTTTATCTGGAAAAGAACTTTCAGATGATGTTCACCATGATCTGCGCGAAGCCGAAGAGTTAGGCATAAGAGCTGTGCCATTTTTTGTGATCAACCGAAAATATGCCGTATCTGGTGCACAGCCTGAACCTGTATTTGCTGATGCCTTGCAGAAAGCCTGGAGCGATGAAGCCGTATCAGCTACATCAGATGGTAACAGTTGTGACATCGACGGCAACAATTGCTAA
- a CDS encoding DUF551 domain-containing protein — protein MEWISVKVKLPEANIPVMVITENEAYQPFGNIQVAYSTENKWLTKDTELDKVTHWMPLPPLPDEQFEAIKIVADNVADLYAPADRSLESFSFDIKVEGIAYTAIYKKDEEGYWVFAEYKLQ, from the coding sequence ATGGAATGGATATCTGTAAAAGTTAAGTTGCCCGAGGCTAATATACCGGTAATGGTAATCACGGAGAATGAAGCCTATCAGCCTTTTGGTAACATACAGGTAGCTTACAGTACCGAAAACAAGTGGTTAACTAAAGACACCGAATTAGACAAGGTTACCCACTGGATGCCGTTACCACCTTTACCCGATGAACAGTTTGAAGCCATAAAGATAGTGGCAGATAACGTTGCCGATCTGTATGCCCCTGCCGACCGTAGCCTTGAGTCTTTTTCTTTTGACATTAAAGTAGAAGGCATAGCTTATACCGCTATCTATAAAAAAGATGAAGAAGGTTACTGGGTTTTTGCTGAATACAAATTACAATAA
- a CDS encoding SDR family oxidoreductase, whose product MSLFRTPNCVKPPLNKQTIVITGASSGIGRATAIELARYGCKLVLAARNKEILDEVVEVCDRLGAKAIAVVTDVTDPQAVQNLAKDACIFGKCIDAWINIAGIGLLGDFSTIPVEAHKQVIETNLMGYLYGAYAAIPYFKKQGWGTIINMNSAGGYVAMPYSVAYTASKYGVRGYSEALRTELIDYHDIHVCDVYAGFVDTPGPAHAANYTGKKLKPIPPVIPTTKVASQIVELLQHPKDYVMVGSTAYMAKLGQIVSPKLTRWSLLRFMQLYFKNAEPEPVTNGTIFAPNNDSYKIAGGYTSKTVTPSRIKLGGIAAAAAAGAFFIVRKLL is encoded by the coding sequence ATGAGCTTATTTCGTACACCCAACTGCGTTAAACCGCCTTTAAATAAACAAACCATAGTTATCACCGGTGCTTCAAGCGGCATTGGCCGTGCTACCGCAATAGAACTGGCACGCTATGGCTGCAAACTGGTATTAGCTGCCAGGAATAAAGAGATACTTGACGAAGTGGTTGAGGTGTGCGATCGTTTAGGGGCTAAAGCGATTGCCGTTGTTACCGATGTAACAGACCCACAGGCAGTGCAAAACCTGGCTAAAGATGCCTGCATATTTGGCAAATGCATTGACGCATGGATAAATATTGCAGGCATAGGTTTATTAGGTGATTTTTCTACCATCCCGGTAGAGGCGCATAAACAAGTTATTGAAACCAACCTGATGGGGTATTTATATGGCGCTTATGCTGCTATCCCATATTTTAAAAAACAAGGCTGGGGAACCATTATCAACATGAACTCGGCGGGCGGATACGTGGCAATGCCTTACTCTGTAGCATATACTGCCAGTAAATATGGCGTGCGTGGCTATTCTGAAGCATTGCGGACAGAATTGATAGATTACCATGATATTCATGTTTGTGATGTTTATGCAGGTTTTGTTGATACTCCCGGCCCTGCACATGCAGCAAACTATACAGGTAAAAAATTAAAACCTATTCCGCCGGTTATACCTACTACAAAAGTAGCGTCACAAATTGTTGAGTTACTGCAGCACCCGAAAGACTATGTAATGGTGGGCAGCACCGCATACATGGCTAAATTAGGGCAAATTGTTTCACCCAAACTTACCAGGTGGTCATTACTTAGGTTTATGCAGCTTTATTTTAAGAACGCCGAACCAGAACCTGTAACTAACGGAACCATATTTGCACCTAATAACGACAGTTATAAGATTGCGGGTGGCTATACTTCAAAAACAGTTACACCAAGCCGGATTAAATTAGGAGGAATTGCAGCCGCTGCTGCGGCAGGTGCATTTTTTATTGTGCGTAAGTTATTGTAA
- a CDS encoding HAD family hydrolase yields MQKPDSLIFDMDGTLWDAVDVYTCSWNNVFNELGVDIVVERDNLARMVGWEGKKVIAEIMPDFDDDRRTEIYGLVAQQRHQLIPEMGGTLYQGVKDGLKQLATKYDLFILSNCAKGIIQLFIDWAGIGDYIKDEMAYGVNYMPKNHNIKLLMEKHGLKNPVYIGDTEGDGEQSRLAGLPYVFVTYGFGSTEDYDLKFDNFTDFTDHFMAL; encoded by the coding sequence ATGCAAAAACCCGACAGCCTCATTTTTGATATGGACGGTACTCTTTGGGATGCCGTAGATGTTTATACCTGCTCATGGAACAACGTTTTCAATGAATTAGGGGTTGATATTGTGGTAGAGCGCGATAACCTTGCCCGTATGGTAGGCTGGGAGGGTAAAAAGGTGATTGCTGAAATTATGCCCGATTTTGATGACGACCGCCGCACAGAAATTTACGGGCTTGTTGCACAGCAACGCCATCAGCTGATACCTGAAATGGGCGGCACTTTATATCAAGGTGTTAAAGATGGCTTAAAGCAACTGGCTACGAAGTATGACTTATTCATTCTGAGTAATTGCGCAAAAGGCATCATTCAGCTGTTTATAGACTGGGCCGGAATTGGTGATTACATTAAGGATGAAATGGCTTACGGCGTAAACTATATGCCCAAAAACCATAATATTAAATTGCTGATGGAAAAGCATGGCCTTAAAAATCCGGTTTATATTGGTGATACCGAAGGCGACGGAGAGCAGAGCCGTTTGGCTGGCTTGCCTTATGTGTTTGTAACTTATGGCTTTGGATCTACCGAAGATTACGATCTGAAGTTTGATAACTTTACTGATTTCACCGATCATTTCATGGCGCTTTAA
- a CDS encoding DUF1345 domain-containing protein: MPRRTVKPKTARKPLITADAHYRVFISLAVALIIFFSTFHTVSMFTAILLGWMGFSLSATIMDWIIIFTANPKTFSENYTLGDSNRTMVFILVIIASVFSLFAIVFLLLEAKNGSKAEVSWHVLLAIGSVIVSWVLVHTIFALRYAHLYYDTDDDDSGDNKPVGGLEFPGDEKEPDYLDFAYFSFVIGMTFQVSDVEISDKHLRRLVLVHGLISFAFNTAIVALSINVISGLIEK, translated from the coding sequence ATGCCCCGCCGAACCGTTAAACCCAAAACTGCAAGAAAACCACTTATTACCGCCGACGCGCATTACCGCGTATTTATATCGCTTGCCGTAGCGCTTATTATCTTCTTTAGTACTTTCCATACGGTTAGCATGTTTACAGCTATTTTATTAGGCTGGATGGGCTTTTCGTTAAGCGCAACCATTATGGACTGGATCATCATCTTCACTGCCAACCCTAAAACCTTCAGTGAAAACTACACACTTGGCGACAGCAACCGAACCATGGTTTTTATATTGGTGATCATTGCATCGGTTTTTAGCTTATTTGCCATTGTATTTCTTTTGCTGGAAGCCAAAAACGGCTCTAAAGCCGAAGTAAGCTGGCATGTGCTGTTAGCCATAGGGTCTGTAATTGTATCGTGGGTATTGGTACATACCATTTTTGCATTACGCTATGCACACTTGTATTATGATACCGACGATGACGATAGCGGAGATAATAAACCGGTTGGTGGCCTCGAGTTTCCGGGTGATGAGAAAGAGCCTGATTATCTTGATTTTGCCTACTTTTCATTTGTGATTGGTATGACCTTTCAGGTATCGGACGTGGAAATTTCTGATAAACATTTACGCCGCCTGGTACTTGTGCATGGCCTTATTTCCTTTGCCTTTAATACAGCTATTGTAGCATTAAGTATCAATGTAATTTCGGGGCTGATAGAAAAATAG
- a CDS encoding YwbE family protein, with product MDGKNRKDVYPGLEVDIILKKDQRSGKRTNGIVKDLLTSAAFHSRGIKVRLEDGQVGRVIETFE from the coding sequence ATGGATGGCAAAAACCGCAAAGACGTTTACCCTGGATTGGAAGTAGATATCATTTTAAAGAAAGACCAGCGCAGCGGCAAACGCACCAATGGCATTGTAAAAGACCTGCTTACCAGTGCAGCTTTCCATTCGCGCGGTATAAAAGTACGGTTAGAAGACGGGCAGGTTGGCCGGGTGATTGAAACTTTTGAATAA